A single Tenacibaculum sp. Bg11-29 DNA region contains:
- a CDS encoding YchJ family protein yields the protein MQCPCNSSKTYNECCKIAHQNIQSIATAESLMRSRYSAFALANINYLQESHHSKTRPSNREKKEILIWAKSVQWIKLEIINITKGRYTDLIGTVEFKAFFMENGKIDIIHENSSFCKENNHWTYLKAR from the coding sequence ATGCAATGCCCTTGTAATTCTAGTAAAACATATAACGAATGCTGTAAAATAGCACACCAAAATATTCAATCGATAGCAACTGCTGAATCCTTAATGAGATCTAGATACAGTGCCTTTGCCTTAGCTAACATTAACTACTTACAAGAAAGTCATCATTCAAAAACACGCCCTTCTAATCGAGAAAAAAAAGAAATTCTTATTTGGGCAAAATCTGTTCAATGGATTAAATTAGAGATCATTAATATAACTAAAGGTCGTTATACTGATTTGATTGGAACTGTTGAATTCAAAGCTTTTTTCATGGAAAATGGTAAAATTGATATTATACATGAAAATTCTTCTTTTTGTAAAGAAAATAACCATTGGACATACCTTAAAGCAAGGTAG